The following proteins are co-located in the Mercenaria mercenaria strain notata unplaced genomic scaffold, MADL_Memer_1 contig_769, whole genome shotgun sequence genome:
- the LOC123539050 gene encoding fucolectin-like codes for MENVALRQKAYQTNIYQGLDASRAVDRGSSYSHYSGSCAHTYSTANAYWEVDLGRKYFIDHVTIFNRQDWISDRLRDVELYVGLTKSNYQRYGYHKGVVGLVYTFELAESVIGQWVRITRIPSVVDYLTLCEVQVFAFNAAKFFIIENSLMGTETFIQASIKTASTHHCAYICHKTDGCDDARYHEDTHMCDLLASSNTEEAVAGTMFILK; via the exons ATGG aGAATGTTGCACTTCGACAGAAAGCTTACCAGACCAATATTTATCAAGGTTTAGATGCCAGCAGAGCTGTGGATCGGGGCTCGTCATACTCCCATTACAGTGGTTCATGCGCTCACACATATAGCACTGCAAATGCCTACTGGGAGGTTGATTTgggtagaaaatatttcattgaccACGTGACCATCTTCAACCGCCAGGATTGGATAT CGGATCGGTTGAGAGATGTAGAGCTATATGTCGGCCTGACGAAAAGCAATTATCAACGATATGGTTATCACAAAGGAGTTGTTGGTTTAGTGTATACGTTCGAGCTAGCAGAATCCGTCATTGGACAGTGGGTTCGGATAACAAGAATTCCGTCTGTAGTTGACTACCTGACACTTTGCGAGGTTCAGGTTTTTGCATTCAATGCTGCTAAGT TCTTTATAATAGAAAATTCCTTGATGGGTACAGAGACATTCATACAAGCTTCGATAAAGACGGCATCGACCCACCACTGCGCTTATATATGTCACAAAACAGACGGATGTGACGATGCAAGATATCACGAAGATACGCATATGTGTGATCTGTTGGCGTCCAGTAATACGGAGGAGGCTGTTGCTGGAACAATGTTTATCCTAAAATGA